The Mycobacterium sp. 3519A genome contains a region encoding:
- a CDS encoding TetR/AcrR family transcriptional regulator: protein MARPNRQAQRRTEILDAAIGLIERHDLASLRVTDVAAELGLTANAVRYYFKDMHQLLSELAQRSDVRFYDERLAVVKHTDDVREQLALTIAAGLPTGPEDAEWRAIWRAVLAAGFELDQRRDVQHIYHRQVKLYTRILSAGQKAGEFSLRSPARDVAMTLMSMEDYLGYRIVARDPEMSRDTALRLMREYAELATGATLPTTV from the coding sequence GTGGCACGACCGAACCGGCAAGCGCAAAGGCGCACCGAGATCCTCGACGCGGCCATCGGCCTGATCGAACGCCACGACCTGGCCAGCCTGCGGGTCACCGACGTGGCCGCCGAACTGGGCCTGACCGCCAACGCGGTGCGCTACTACTTCAAGGACATGCACCAGCTTCTCTCGGAGCTGGCCCAGCGTTCGGATGTCCGCTTCTACGACGAGCGCCTCGCGGTGGTCAAGCACACCGACGACGTGCGCGAGCAACTGGCGTTGACCATCGCCGCCGGACTCCCCACCGGCCCGGAAGACGCTGAGTGGCGGGCGATTTGGCGTGCGGTGCTGGCGGCCGGTTTCGAACTCGACCAGCGTCGCGACGTCCAGCACATCTACCACCGGCAGGTGAAGCTGTACACCCGCATCCTGAGCGCGGGGCAGAAGGCAGGCGAATTCTCGCTGCGCAGCCCGGCCCGCGACGTCGCGATGACGTTGATGTCGATGGAGGACTACCTCGGCTACCGGATCGTGGCGCGCGATCCCGAGATGAGCCGCGACACCGCTTTGCGGTTGATGCGCGAGTACGCCGAATTGGCCACCGGCGCGACGCTTCCTACGACGGTGTGA
- a CDS encoding PucR family transcriptional regulator, with product MPLTVADVVSLPVIQAGRPEVLSKCRWDEQIRWVHVSDVADLSGLLQGGELVLTTGIALRRSPARYLRRIADGGALGVIAELDAPLPKTAAAAAASVNVALVVLHREIKFVEVTEAVHRRIVAEQFDAVAFDRRVHATFTDLSMKRVSTPGIVTAAARILDEPVVLEDLAHQALAVAPGPETTAALLDDWEYRSRRVSAERDGWAMSPVGPRGEEWGRLVVPRPPADASRAKMVLERAAAALALNRMIERDRSGLHQQAQSGLIDDVVRGRVSDEREIAARAYGLGLRKTARYHPVVVRTEDASTGSDPVAGQRRNVRLLDAVAHTVNASGHTGLFTIRGDGEIGAVVALSATRDKAWTALGLHVAREVARVDGGQRSVLAVGESSGSIADAIVGIADAAHVAEAALAMGGERRPFYRTSDVRLRGLISLLQDDPRVQAFAETELKALLTAENTGSPTDFKVLREYLRLGGNKVALAAELGISRPALYKRLSAIEEKLGVDLADAESMASLHVAMLVLDVRRRVTPS from the coding sequence ATGCCGTTGACCGTGGCGGACGTCGTGAGTTTGCCCGTCATCCAGGCGGGCCGGCCCGAGGTGCTCAGCAAGTGCCGATGGGACGAGCAGATCCGCTGGGTGCATGTCAGCGATGTGGCGGACCTGTCGGGGCTGCTGCAGGGCGGCGAACTGGTGTTGACCACCGGCATCGCGTTGCGCAGATCCCCGGCGCGGTACCTGCGCCGCATCGCCGACGGCGGCGCGCTCGGGGTCATTGCCGAACTGGACGCGCCTTTGCCGAAGACGGCGGCGGCAGCGGCGGCGAGCGTCAACGTCGCGTTGGTGGTGCTGCACCGTGAGATCAAGTTCGTCGAGGTGACCGAGGCGGTGCATCGGCGGATCGTGGCCGAGCAGTTCGACGCGGTCGCGTTCGACCGCCGGGTGCACGCCACGTTCACCGACCTGAGCATGAAGCGGGTGTCGACGCCGGGCATCGTGACCGCCGCTGCGCGCATTCTCGACGAGCCGGTGGTGCTGGAAGACCTTGCGCACCAAGCACTTGCGGTGGCGCCGGGGCCGGAGACCACTGCAGCGTTGCTCGATGACTGGGAGTACCGGTCGCGGCGGGTGTCGGCTGAACGGGATGGCTGGGCGATGAGTCCGGTCGGCCCGCGCGGTGAGGAGTGGGGACGGCTGGTGGTGCCGCGACCGCCTGCGGATGCGTCGCGCGCCAAGATGGTGCTCGAGCGTGCGGCGGCGGCACTGGCGTTGAACCGGATGATCGAGCGGGACCGGTCCGGGTTACATCAGCAGGCACAGAGCGGGCTGATCGACGACGTCGTGCGCGGTCGGGTCAGCGACGAACGTGAAATCGCAGCGCGGGCATACGGATTGGGGCTGCGGAAGACGGCCCGCTATCACCCGGTGGTGGTGCGCACGGAGGACGCGTCGACGGGTTCGGACCCGGTTGCGGGCCAGCGGCGCAATGTCAGGCTGTTGGATGCGGTGGCGCACACGGTGAATGCGTCGGGGCACACGGGGTTGTTCACGATTCGCGGTGACGGTGAGATCGGCGCGGTGGTGGCGTTGAGCGCGACCCGGGACAAGGCGTGGACTGCGTTGGGGTTACACGTCGCGCGGGAAGTGGCACGGGTGGACGGCGGACAGCGGTCGGTGCTTGCGGTGGGGGAGTCGTCGGGTTCGATCGCCGACGCGATCGTGGGCATCGCCGACGCGGCGCATGTGGCGGAGGCGGCGTTGGCGATGGGTGGTGAGCGGCGGCCGTTCTACCGCACCTCCGATGTGCGGTTACGGGGTCTGATCTCGCTGCTGCAGGACGACCCGCGAGTGCAGGCGTTCGCCGAAACCGAACTCAAAGCGCTGTTGACGGCCGAGAACACCGGCAGTCCAACGGATTTCAAGGTCCTGCGGGAGTATCTGCGGTTGGGCGGGAACAAGGTGGCGCTGGCAGCAGAGCTCGGCATCAGCAGGCCTGCGCTGTACAAGCGGCTATCGGCCATCGAGGAGAAACTGGGCGTCGACCTCGCCGACGCGGAATCGATGGCGTCGCTGCATGTCGCCATGCTGGTGCTCGACGTGCGTCGAAGGGTCACACCGTCGTAG